The Salvia miltiorrhiza cultivar Shanhuang (shh) chromosome 2, IMPLAD_Smil_shh, whole genome shotgun sequence DNA window AGAGGCCACACAGAGCCTATACCAATCAACATATACAGGGGATAGTGCAAAAACAGAGGCCACACAGAGCCTATACCAATCAACATATACAGAGAGGCATGTAAAATTGGAGGATCTCACCCAATATTCTGGAAAAGGGAGCAGGCCATTCAAGAAGACCAACATTGCAGGAGAGTACGCAGGCTTCCTCACAGGGGCCTCTGGACCACAATAACGAACAACGTCGTCCCAATTTTCCTCACAAACGAGGGAAACATCATCAGGATATGAAATTAAAGTCTCCACAGTAAGAGAGCTCAGCATTTGATAATATTTCAAGGGGGCAGGACGCCTAAACAAAGACCACCTGGATTTCGGCAAAGCTAGGGTTTTGACCGGCGAACACACGGCTTCAATCTCCTCCACCATGTCAGACTCTCCTTCTTCCTCCGAAAACGTCGCCGAGAAAGGGAAATACACCTTTGGAGGTGAACCCCAGTTTGAGAAATCCTCCTCCGTATCTGGAATGTACGTGCCGCTCAGGTAACCCTCCCATGGGTTGTTCATCACGGCGGTGGTCGAGATCGGCGGCCGCTCGTCTTAGATCTGTGAAATTTTAGGGGTTTCACAGTAACCAACGAAAACCAGAAATTTGGAGCCGACGAACCAAGGGGATACAGAAATTGACTGAAGCGGAGGCGGCGGTGGTCGAATTGGACCGGCGACTTTGGGATTTTCGGAAGAAACGCGAAGAGGCGACcagtggagagagagagcccTGTACGTGCCGAATATATGCAATACGTCGCCCAACAATAGCCGACGAGCACCGGCCACCAACAGAGGGGGGAAGTGGTGGCGGCGCCGGTCGAATGGGGCTGACGATTTTAGGGTTTTCTGAGGATGGAAACGAGGCGGctgatagagagagaaagagagagacgagTGCAGTAGGGAATAAGGAATAGTAGGAAATAAAAGGGATTTAATTaacaaagttaattaaaatgtgtttaattaatttttaatgagacccctaatttttactataaaaggaaatgggacaagtttattgggacaacccaaaaaggaaagtgggacaagtttattgggacggagggagtataacacaaaaacttgggtgaggtcaacctcataccatgagacgggtcgggtcgggtcgggttggGGCGCGGGTTTGACGGGTCGGGTGGGTTTTGGGCGCGGGTCTGGGATACCAGAAATAAAGTACACATTCTcactaataaaagtaataattattgtgaacaaatgtaatagtaatttagaaacattacatttcatcatatcaatagttattTTTCCTCAAGACAatgattatttgaattattatttgattatttcatcatatcaatagttacttttcctcaagataatgattacttaaattattatttaattttttttctatattatatttattttctccgttattcaaagtaattgttattataatgaaaaggaattattgacatgaagaaatgtaatgtttttaaattattacatttgttcacaataattgttacttttattaatgataATGTGTACTTTATCCCAGACCCGCGTCCAAACCCGTCCCGACCCGCGcccccgacccgacccgacccgacccgtctcATGCTATGAGGTCAACCTCACCCAAGACCTACTCTAAATATAAATGTCTATACGGACAATTTTTATGTCGGTTAACCCAATTGGTCATGCTAAAAAACTTAGGTACAATCGGTTGATCTGCAGTCAGATTTTAACTCGTATTTTGATTCAAATCTGCATTTTGATCTAAATTGTGTAATGatattatttgattatacaaataacactgactataattgacactattcgattatataaatgacattataacattttaaaatattataatttcatttttaatcttataatgtcatttaaaatattctagtgtcatttataattttatagtgtcaattacatgaAGTGACATCTATATttatgaatagtgtcaattatatacagtgtcatttacaatgttatagtgccATTTATACAcaatatcatttgtataacagaataatATCAATTACaagcaatgtcatttgtataaccgaatagtatcatttacacgatttgagtcaggatgcGGGTTTGGACCTTTTGAGAATTTGATCATAAGTTCTTTATTCGACCATCAACATTGATTGAGCGTTTAATTGACTCATCCATACTTTAGACTcacttataaattaattattgcattagTTTGGTTTATTATATTGTTTATAATTATTGTATTAGTTTGGTTTATTATATTGATTCATATAAATtagttttaatattttaaattttaattttatttaaataaaaaaattatattaaggcaattatataaatttaaataatgaaaattagacATCTCCTGCTTTCCAATGTGCCAGAATTTTGGTGACTCTTTGCGCATACATTTCTATATGCTTTGATGTCATTCTCAACATATTTGTGAAGAGAATTTTTTTGTCCATATCCTCGCGCTTGAGCCGATTATTCTCTCTGTTGGTCTCAGCGATTGTGGGTCTCACCCAAAAAGTTTAAGACCTCGACGGAGGGCATCGAGGCTTGTGTTCTTTTGCCCTCGTTGGCGCCTTTGTCGCCTTGTTACCTATTAGTCGAGTATATGAATGTTTTTCGACAGACGCCGATGTTATGAAATCGCCGTTCTCCGACGTCTTTGTCCTCTTTGATACATGAATGTCGCTCTCGAGATTTAacaatttgaatttttgattATGTCGTAGAATTCTTCCACGCATTCCACCACTTGAATGGAACATCCTTGTTTTTGGTTGGAGTTAAATGCATGAAAAAACACCAACTTTGATCATAATCCAAATTTAACGCAAACTTAGGATTTTCCAATTTAATACACTAACTTCAATTGTTGTCCAAATTTAACACGGCtcaattcttaaaaattcaaaaactgTCTCCTTTTTAAAACTAATTGCTCAAAGACCCACTTATATAAGGATATAGGCAAAAAACCCATCTGGAACAAAAGACTTAAGATCTCCTGATATCGGAAGAGTCTCTAGGTGGCGAAACGTCGGTGGGTGTGACCACGgttcttcgtctgattcatccgacggtgtagctCACGCGATCATGGAGGAGATAGAGTTGTAGAAACA harbors:
- the LOC131012057 gene encoding uncharacterized protein LOC131012057, whose translation is MNNPWEGYLSGTYIPDTEEDFSNWGSPPKVYFPFSATFSEEEGESDMVEEIEAVCSPVKTLALPKSRWSLFRRPAPLKYYQMLSSLTVETLISYPDDVSLVCEENWDDVVRYCGPEAPVRKPAYSPAMLVFLNGLLPFPEYWQSIVASPSDGKRRT